A single window of Drosophila suzukii chromosome 3, CBGP_Dsuzu_IsoJpt1.0, whole genome shotgun sequence DNA harbors:
- the Pex7 gene encoding peroxisomal targeting signal 2 receptor, with protein MQTQTHTTTDRHGYSLRFSPFEANYLLLATSQLYGLAGGGSLFLLEQNSNANSSDGQNLGELCRLEWSDGLFDVAWCPYAPDIAATASGDGSLQIWCGLDGESAANQQTPKQPLICLQEHKNEVYSLDWGEKWNYHTLLSASWDCTLKLWDCNRQSSITTFVGHSDLIYGAKFSPLIANLFASVSTDGHLNLWNSLDFAGKPLMSIEAHASEALSCDWSHFDRNVLVTGGSDGLIRGWDLRKMRTHVFELYSGEFAVRRLACSPHSAAVLASANYDFTTRIWNLERGESAQEINAQHTEFVCGLDWNPHRTHQLADCGWDSLANVYTPQCLSGELAV; from the exons ATGCAGACTCAGACACACACCACCACAGATCGACATGGCTATAGCTTGCGCTTttcgcctttcgaggcaaacTATTTGCTGCTAGCTACAAG CCAATTGTACGGTCTTGCTGGAGGTGGTTCTCTCTTTCTGCTCGAACAGAACTCCAACGCGAACTCTTCCGACGGCCAGAACCTCGGGGAGCTGTGCCGTCTGGAGTGGTCCGATGGACTGTTTGACGTCGCCTGGTGTCCCTATGCCCCCGACATCGCGGCCACCGCCTCCGGAGATGGATCGCTCCAGATCTGGTGCGGATTGGACGGCGAATCGGCGGCCAACCAGCAGACGCCCAAGCAGCCGCTGATCTGCCTGCAGGAGCACAAGAACGAGGTCTACAGCCTGGACTGGGGCGAGAAGTGGAACTACCACACCCTGCTCTCGGCCAGCTGGGATTGCACTCTGAAATTGTGGGACTGCAACAGACAGAGCTCCATCACCACATTTGTGGGCCACAGCGATCTGATCTATGGGGCCAAGTTCTCGCCCCTGATCGCCAATCTGTTTGCTAGCGTAAGTACTGATGGGCATCTTAACTTATGGAATTCTCTTGATTTTGCAGGTAAACCCCTGATGAGCATCGAGGCGCATGCGAGCGAGGCACTATCCTGCGACTGGTCGCACTTCGATCGGAATGTCCTGGTCACTGGAGGATCGGATGGATTGATTCGGGGATGGGATCTGCGCAAGATGAGGACCCACGTCTTTGAGCTGTACTCCGGGGAATTTGCAGTGCGTCGATTGGCCTGTTCACCGCACTCGGCAGCGGTTTTGGCATCTGCCAACTATGACTTTACAACAAG GATTTGGAATCTGGAGCGTGGCGAGTCCGCCCAGGAGATCAATGCCCAGCACACGGAGTTCGTCTGCGGTTTGGACTGGAATCCTCACAGGACCCACCAGCTGGCCGACTGTGGATGGGACTCGTTGGCCAACGTTTATACCCCACAGTGTCTTAGCGGCGAACTGGCCGTCTAG
- the Arr2 gene encoding phosrestin-1, producing the protein MVVSVKVFKKATPNGKVTFYLGRRDFIDHLDYCDPVDGVIVVEPDYLKNRKVFGQLATTYRYGREEDEVMGVKFSKELILSREQIVPMTNPNMEMTPMQEKLVRKLGVNAHPFTFHFPPNSPSSVTLQQEGDDNGKPLGVEYTIRAFVGDSEDDRQHKRSMVSLVIKKLQYAPLNRGQRLPSSLVSKGFTFSNGKISLEVTLDREIYYHGEKTAATVQVSNNSKKSVKSIKCFIVQHTEITMVNAQFSKHVAQLETKEGCPITPGANLTKTFYLIPLAANNKDRHGIALDGHLKDEDVNLASSTMVQEGKSTGDACGIVISYSVRIKLNCGTLGGEMQTDVPFKLLQPAPGTIEKKRSNAMKKMKSIEQHRNVKGYYQDDDDNIVFEDFAKMRMNNVNMAD; encoded by the exons ATGGTTGTATCCGTGAAGGTCTTCAAAAAGGCCACGCCCAACGGCAAGGTCACCTTCTATCTGGGCCGCCGCGACTTTATTGACCATCTGGACTATTGCGATCCCGTCGATGGAGTAATTGTGGTGGAGCCGGACTACCTGAAGAACAGGAAGGTCTTTGGACAACTGGCCACCACCTATCGCTATGGCCGCGAAGAGGATGAGGTCATGGGAGTTAAGTTCTCCAAGGAGCTGATCCTCTCCCGGGAGCAAATTGTACCCATGACCAATCCCAACATGGAGATGACTCCGATGCAGGAGAAGCTAGTGCGAAAACTGGGCGTCAATGCCCACCCCTTCACCTTCCACTTTCCACCCAACTCTCCCAGCTCGGTGACCCTGCAGCAGGAGGGCGATGACAATGGCAAGCCCCTGGGCGTGGAGTACACCATCCGGGCCTTTGTGGGCGATTCCGAGGATGATCGCCAGCACAAGCGCAGCATGGTCAGTCTGGTGATCAAGAAGCTCCAGTATGCTCCTCTCAATCGCGGCCAGCGACTGCCCAGTTCGCTGGTCAGCAAGGGATTCACCTTCTCGAATGGCAAGATTAGCTTGGAGGTCACGCTGGACCGGGAGATCTACTACCATGGCGAGAAGACGGCAGCCACCGTTCAAGTTTCGAACAACTCGAAGAAGTCGGTGAAGAGCATCAAGTGCTTCATTGTGCAGCACACCGAGATCACCATGGTGAACGCCCAGTTCAGCAAGCACGTGGCCCAGCTGGAGACCAAGGAGGGCTGCCCCATCACTCCGGGCGCCAATCTGACCAAGACCTTCTACCTGATTCCCCTGGCGGCCAACAACAAGGATCGTCATG GTATTGCCCTGGATGGACACTTGAAGGACGAGGACGTCAACCTGGCCTCATCCACCATGGTGCAGGAGGGCAAGTCCACGGGAGATGCCTGTGGTATTGTCATCTCGTACTCGGTGCGCATCAAGCTTAACTGCGGCACTCTGGGCGGAGAAATGCAGACGGATGTGCCCTTTAAACTGCTCCAACCGGCACCTG GAACCATTGAGAAGAAGCGCTCGAACGCCATGAAGAAGATGAAGTCCATCGAGCAGCACCGCAATGTCAAGGGCTATTACCAGGACGACGATGACAACATTGTTTTTGAGGACTTTGCCAAGATGCGCATGAACAACGTCAACATGGCCGACTAA
- the LOC108012586 gene encoding probable basic-leucine zipper transcription factor R, whose product MELPIGKLFGVLKQLRVQVLLVQFMLLVSPAMLQHQQHLFYHPRQLYNDAPRLRRFEYAAATTPYVAGYSPVAAAAPAIHFQQQTPHFQLVNYRPTYQPLALEYQQQQLPAPAPPLPPLYPQQSVQYQQRTIAPHAELAKYRYEGNYLPVQRVSLQQPQPQRRVEEQQQLQQQQQHLQQQHLLQQQQQQLYNVPPALFTSYVLHVIPPRIARLQEQQQQPSQNVQTERPRRFAKDLDTDVAETKETKYFHDIFMRFDGPNSRSHGHVLKHPKAQEKRFESQRGTNRYKGEVIWTDRQGGHGEHRWDMAQGKL is encoded by the exons ATGGAGCTGCCAATTGGAAAGTTATTCGGAGTGCTCAAACAGCTGAGGGTGCAAGTGTTGCTAGTGCAATTCATGTTGCTCGTGTCGCCGGCGATGttgcaacatcagcagcattTGTTCTATCACCCCAGGCAGTTGTACAATGATGCACCGCGTCTGCGGAGATTCGAGTATGCAGCAGCAACTACACCCTATGTGGCTGGCTATAGTCCAGTTGCAGCTGCTGCCCCGGCGATTCACTTCCAACAGCAGACACCGCACTTCCAGCTGGTCAACTACCGACCCACCTATCAGCCCTTGGCCTTGGAgtaccagcagcaacagctgcCCGCCCCAGCCCCGCCCCTTCCGCCCCTCTATCCGCAACAGAGTGTCCAGTATCAGCAGAGGACCATTGCTCCACATGCCGAGTTGGCCAAGTATCGCTATGAGGGGAACTATCTGCCAGTGCAGAGGGTCTCCCTGCAGCAACCTCAACCTCAGCGCCGCGTCGAGGAGCAACAGCaattgcagcagcagcagcaacacttgcagcagcaacacttgctacagcaacaacagcagcaactcTACAATGTGCCACCGGCTCTCTTCACCAGCTATGTGCTACATGTGATTCCACCTCGGATCGCCAGATTGCAggaacagcagcagcaacccTCGCAGAATGTCCAGACCGAACGACCCAGGAGGTTCGCCAAAGATCTGGACACGGATGTCGCCGAGACCAAGGAAACCAAATACTTTCA TGACATTTTCATGCGGTTTGATGGTCCCAATTCTCGGAGTCACGGCCACGTCCTCAAGCATCCAAAGGCGCAGGAAAAACGATTTGAGTCCCAACGAGGCACGAACCGCTACAAGGGCGAG GTGATTTGGACAGATCGTCAAGGAGGCCACGGCGAGCACCGCTGGGACATGGCACAAGGAAAACTCTAG
- the Cpr66D gene encoding putative uncharacterized protein DDB_G0291608: MQLLLVAASLAIFGLVSGQQGVDPAYLRQYYQQLQHQQQQQQAQPNDGTPIFEQNSEQTQQYVSAGQQIRIKDTVAEQIRNQQQQQGYVAPAVRDYQQYQAQPQQSAYRPPAQAAPQPPRRIQQPSYQAPSTSILGSKGQHKLSLQQQQEEEEYDDQNSSYQFGFDVKDDEFTNYQNRKEIRDGSVIKGSYSVVDSDGFIRTVKYTADPKEGFKAEVIREPTDIVVKIPTPPPPTQLLRAGGHKAQQEYSSGPSKQQYQHQQQQQPQYHQYHQ; this comes from the exons atgcaaCTCCTGCTCGTGGCGGCCTCTTTGGCGATTTTCGGTCTTGTCAGCGGACAACAGGGCGTAGACCCCGCCTACTTGCGGCAGTACTACCAGCAAttgcaacaccagcagcagcaacaacaagccCAGCCCAACGATGGCACGCCCATTTTCGAGCAGAATTCGGAGCAAACGCAGCAGTATGTCAGTGCCGGCCAGCAGATCAGGATCAAGGATACGGTGGCCGAGCAAATCCGgaaccagcagcagcagcagggaTATGTGGCGCCTGCGGTGAGGGATTACCAG CAATACCAGGCCCAGCCGCAACAGTCCGCCTACCGCCCACCTGCTCAGGCTGCTCCTCAGCCACCTCGGAGGATCCAACAGCCCTCGTACCAGGCACCCTCCACTTCGATCCTCGGATCCAAGGGACAGCACAAGCTGTCgctccagcagcagcaggaggaggaggaataCGATGAC CAAAACTCCTCGTACCAGTTTGGATTCGATGTGAAGGACGACGAGTTCACTAACTACCAGAACCGCAAGGAGATCCGCGATGGTTCGGTGATCAAGGGCAGCTATTCGGTGGTGGATTCCGACGGATTCATCCGCACCGTCAAGTACACGGCTGACCCCAAGGAGGGATTCAAGGCCGAGGTCATCCGCGAGCCCACCGACATCGTGGTGAAGATCCCCACTCCCCCGCCGCCGACGCAGCTGCTCCGCGCTGGAGGCCACAAGGCCCAGCAGGAGTACAGCTCCGGTCCCAGCAAGCAGCAGTatcagcaccagcagcagcagcagccgcagtaCCACCAGTACCACCAGTAG
- the Zasp66 gene encoding uncharacterized protein Zasp66 isoform X16 has protein sequence MEYVQFKNGSPVYYKEQPDLNECIQYQPYRTTPLVLPGAKVKKDAPTTDSYLRHYPNPAVRAHPGHDYHDSIMKQRVADTMLHKVVGSEADTGRVFHKQFNSPIGLYSNNNIEDTIRSTVPFATSESNRLKDSPLHRPLPTKLNGYKKTVQYDPRNSDTYRAIQEEGGYSNYGQSSPQEVTIPVQTKVYQPNRLVPGKKPVSAPVSRPPYNVVNTHDENIRQSGSFNRLMYSVIGATEY, from the exons ATGGAGTACGTTCAGTTCAAAAACGGATCCCCAGTCTACTACAAGGAGCAGCCAGACCTCAATGAATGCATTCAATATCAA CCCTACCGAACAACTCCTCTGGTCCTGCCCGGCGCCAAAGTGAAGAAGGATGCGCCCACGACAGATTCCTACTTGAGGCACTACCCCAACCCGGCTGTGCGCGCTCACCCAGGACACGACTACCATGACAGTATCATGAAGCAG cGCGTGGCCGATACCATGCTGCACAAGGTTGTCGGTTCGGAGGCCGACACTGGCCGC GTCTTCCACAAGCAATTCAACTCGCCCATCGGCCTGTACTCCAACAACAACATCGAGGACACCATCAGATCAACAGTTCC CTTCGCCACAAGCGAAAGCAATCGCTTGAAGGACAGTCCTTTGCATCGTCCTTTGCCAACGAAACTTAACGG CTATAAGAAAACTGTCCAGTACGATCCCAGGAACAGCGATACCTACAGAGCCATTCAAGAAGAGGGCGGCTACAGCAACTATGGCCAGTCCTCGCCACAGGAAGTAACCATTCCTGTGCAGACTAAGGTCTATCAGCCGAATAGATTGGTTCCAGGAAAG AAACCAGTTTCAGCGCCAGTATCCCGGCCGCCGTACAAT GTGGTAAACACCCACGATGAGAACATACGCCAGAGCGGCTCCTTCAATCGTCTCATGTACAGCGTTATTGGTGCCACCGAGTACTAG
- the Zasp66 gene encoding uncharacterized protein Zasp66 isoform X17, producing MEYVQFKNGSPVYYKEQPDLNECIQYQPYRTTPLVLPGAKVKKDAPTTDSYLRHYPNPAVRAHPGHDYHDSIMKQRVADTMLHKVVGSEADTGRVFHKQFNSPIGLYSNNNIEDTIRSTVPYKKTVQYDPRNSDTYRAIQEEGGYSNYGQSSPQEVTIPVQTKVYQPNRLVPGKKPVSAPVSRPPYNVVNTHDENIRQSGSFNRLMYSVIGATEY from the exons ATGGAGTACGTTCAGTTCAAAAACGGATCCCCAGTCTACTACAAGGAGCAGCCAGACCTCAATGAATGCATTCAATATCAA CCCTACCGAACAACTCCTCTGGTCCTGCCCGGCGCCAAAGTGAAGAAGGATGCGCCCACGACAGATTCCTACTTGAGGCACTACCCCAACCCGGCTGTGCGCGCTCACCCAGGACACGACTACCATGACAGTATCATGAAGCAG cGCGTGGCCGATACCATGCTGCACAAGGTTGTCGGTTCGGAGGCCGACACTGGCCGC GTCTTCCACAAGCAATTCAACTCGCCCATCGGCCTGTACTCCAACAACAACATCGAGGACACCATCAGATCAACAGTTCC CTATAAGAAAACTGTCCAGTACGATCCCAGGAACAGCGATACCTACAGAGCCATTCAAGAAGAGGGCGGCTACAGCAACTATGGCCAGTCCTCGCCACAGGAAGTAACCATTCCTGTGCAGACTAAGGTCTATCAGCCGAATAGATTGGTTCCAGGAAAG AAACCAGTTTCAGCGCCAGTATCCCGGCCGCCGTACAAT GTGGTAAACACCCACGATGAGAACATACGCCAGAGCGGCTCCTTCAATCGTCTCATGTACAGCGTTATTGGTGCCACCGAGTACTAG
- the Zasp66 gene encoding uncharacterized protein Zasp66 isoform X19 — protein sequence MEYVQFKNGSPVYYKEQPDLNECIQYQPYRTTPLVLPGAKVKKDAPTTDSYLRHYPNPAVRAHPGHDYHDSIMKQRVADTMLHKVVGSEADTGRVFHKQFNSPIGLYSNNNIEDTIRSTVPNQFQRQYPGRRTM from the exons ATGGAGTACGTTCAGTTCAAAAACGGATCCCCAGTCTACTACAAGGAGCAGCCAGACCTCAATGAATGCATTCAATATCAA CCCTACCGAACAACTCCTCTGGTCCTGCCCGGCGCCAAAGTGAAGAAGGATGCGCCCACGACAGATTCCTACTTGAGGCACTACCCCAACCCGGCTGTGCGCGCTCACCCAGGACACGACTACCATGACAGTATCATGAAGCAG cGCGTGGCCGATACCATGCTGCACAAGGTTGTCGGTTCGGAGGCCGACACTGGCCGC GTCTTCCACAAGCAATTCAACTCGCCCATCGGCCTGTACTCCAACAACAACATCGAGGACACCATCAGATCAACAGTTCC AAACCAGTTTCAGCGCCAGTATCCCGGCCGCCGTACAATGTAA
- the Zasp66 gene encoding uncharacterized protein Zasp66 isoform X18: protein MEYVQFKNGSPVYYKEQPDLNECIQYQPYRTTPLVLPGAKVKKDAPTTDSYLRHYPNPAVRAHPGHDYHDSIMKQRVADTMLHKVVGSEADTGRVFHKQFNSPIGLYSNNNIEDTIRSTVPIFIDLSFLEQKRKILEQQKQKDQLAEQQRQQRQQQLQLLYQQNK, encoded by the exons ATGGAGTACGTTCAGTTCAAAAACGGATCCCCAGTCTACTACAAGGAGCAGCCAGACCTCAATGAATGCATTCAATATCAA CCCTACCGAACAACTCCTCTGGTCCTGCCCGGCGCCAAAGTGAAGAAGGATGCGCCCACGACAGATTCCTACTTGAGGCACTACCCCAACCCGGCTGTGCGCGCTCACCCAGGACACGACTACCATGACAGTATCATGAAGCAG cGCGTGGCCGATACCATGCTGCACAAGGTTGTCGGTTCGGAGGCCGACACTGGCCGC GTCTTCCACAAGCAATTCAACTCGCCCATCGGCCTGTACTCCAACAACAACATCGAGGACACCATCAGATCAACAGTTCC AATTTTCATCGATCTATCTTTCCTGGAACAAAAACGTAAAATCCTGGAGCAACAAAAGCAAAAAGACCAACTTGCAGAGCAACAACGTCAGCAACGCCAACAGCAACTGCAACTACTTtatcaacaaaacaaatga
- the Cdc6 gene encoding cell division control protein 6 homolog, translating into MAAVRRSTRLSSISKAATASPLPQSTQTPRRSEVWKRRQPKKVIVDSDEEEAVTYDLTSPVSENNENRNLLNKMDKITRRRTSQVQVAMAHQLELPKTPRSTKKTAPSAAISRARREQANREATVVFLDSDEEEPEVDPLHGSPPKQRKLQPLPQHLISPSRLLDRLSIDERQEEEAEYKTDKEQVEDPLALQQAKPSTKLLSKPPLKQEKAQPKLEKPQQKPQPRQQKKSPTIEETHQDNLPSPSRNKYQNARRVLNSAETQNLPGRETQLQELREFFSSHLESQTSGSLYVSGQPGTGKTACLSLLLRDPDFSKRLQRVYINCTSIASVGAVYKKLCAELQLKVSGRTERDHLEAIQRHLRTAKRMLLLVLDEIDQLCTSRQEVLYTIFEWPALPSSRILLVGIANSLDLTDRALMRLNARCELKPRLMHFPPYSKQQIVEIFKSRLAEAEVLDVFPPVTLQLLAAKVSAISGDVRRALDIGRRVVEIAEQQKRDGEKEFNMKALQLEGKEAVEAKEKQDIMKPVQVTQVAAVLNKVYGASQNLEEDIEASFPLQQKLMLCTLVLMLRNERNKDISMGRLHEVYRRVCAKRNILALDQAEFTGTVDLVETRGIIRIMRKKEPRLHKVLLQWDEEEVHAALSDKQLIASILSDTSCLNK; encoded by the exons ATGGCTGCCGTACGTCGCTCCACGCGATTAAGTAGCATCAGCAAGGCGGCCACCGCCTCGCCTCTGCCGCAGTCGACGCAGACGCCGCGTCGATCGGAAGTTTGGAAACGCAGGCAGCCGAAAAAAGTGATCGTCGATAGcgacgaggaggaggcggTGACCTATGACCTGACCAGCCCCGTTTCAGAGAACAACGAGAACCGCAACCTGCTCAACAAGATGGACAAGATCACCAGGCGCAGGACATCGCAGGTGCAGGTGGCTATGGCTCATCAGCTGGAGCTCCCAAAGACGCCACGCAGCACAAAGAAAACAGCCCCATCAGCTGCTATTTCACGGGCCAGACGCGAGCAGGCCAACCGCGAGGCCACCGTCGTGTTCTTGGATAGCGACGAGGAGGAGCCGGAGGTCGATCCGCTCCATGGTTCGCCGCCCAAGCAGCGGAAGCTGCAGCCACTGCCACAGCACCTGATCAGTCCTTCGCGGCTGCTGGACAGGCTCAGCATTGACGAACgccaggaggaggaggcggaaTACAAGACTGACAAGGAGCAGGTTGAGGATCCTCTTGCTCTGCAGCAGGCGAAACCTTCCACCAAGCTGCTTAGTAAGCCTCCACTGAAGCAAGAGAAGGCCCAACCGAAGCTGGAGAAACCCCAACAGAAACCCCAACCCAGGCAGCAGAAGAAATCCCCCACCATAGAAGAAACCCATCAGGATAACCTGCCCTCACCTTCCCGCAACAAATACCAAAACGCCAGACGAGTGCTTAACAGCGCCGAGACTCAAAACCTGCCAGGACGAGAGACACAGCTTCAGGAACTCCGAGAATTCTTCAGCAGCCATTTGGAAAGCCAGACCTCCGGCAGCCTCTATGTTTCCGGGCAGCCGGGCACAGGAAAGACCGCCTGCCTATCGCTACTACTAAGAGATCCGGACTTCTCTAAGCGCCTCCAGCGCGTCTACATCAACTGCACCAGCATTGCCAGCGTGGGAGCCGTTTACAAGAAGCTCTGTGCCGAGCTCCAGCTGAAAGTCAGCGGACGCACCGAAAGGGACCACTTGGAGGCCATACAGCGTCATTTAAGAACGGCTAAACGAATGCTTTTGCTGGTCCTGGACGAGATCGATCAGCTGTGCACCAGCAGGCAGGAAGTGCTGTACACGATCTTTGAGTGGCCTGCTCTGCCCAGCTCCAGGATACTGTTAGTGGGCATTGCCAATAGCTTGGATCTTACAGATCGAGCCTTGATGCGACTGAATGCCCGGTGCGAGCTGAAGCCCAGGCTTATGCACTTTCCGCCCTACTCCAAGCAGCAGATCGTAGAGATCTTCAAGTCTCGCCTGGCCGAGGCGGAGGTGCTGGACGTCTTTCCGCCCGTGACGCTGCAGCTGTTGGCGGCCAAAGTGAGCGCAATCAGCGGGGACGTGCGAAGGGCCCTGGACATCGGACGACGAGTGGTCGAGATTGCAGAGCAGCAGAAACGCGATGGCGAAAAGGAGTTCAACATGAAGGCCCTGCAGCTGGAGGGCAAGGAGGCGGTGGAGGCCAAAGAGAAACAAG ACATTATGAAGCCCGTTCAGGTCACACAAGTGGCTGCTGTGCTAAACAAGGTCTATGGGGCCTCGCAGAATCTGGAGGAAGATATCGAGGCTTCCTTTCCGCTGCAGCAGAAGCTGATGTTGTGCACCCTGGTGCTGATGCTGCGCAATGAGCGCAACAAGGACATTAGCATGGGACGCCTGCACGAGGTGTACAGGAGAGTGTGCGCCAAACGCAACATTCTGGCCCTGGACCAGGCGGAGTTCACGGGCACCGTAGATCTGGTGGAGACCCGGGGCATCATCCGCATCATGCGCAAGAAGGAGCCGCGCCTGCACAAGGTCCTGCTGCAATGGGATGAGGAGGAGGTGCATGCGGCCCTCAGCGACAAGCAGCTGATCGCCTCAATCCTCAGCGATACCTCCTGCCTGAACAAGTGA